A single genomic interval of Cloacibacillus sp. harbors:
- a CDS encoding MATE family efflux transporter — MKDFAKYTSLNVAGMIALSCYILADTYFVSKGLGANGLAALNLALPVYSFINGAGLMVGIGGGTKFSIFKSQNEDAAADRTFTNAVMLACSLGFFFFAAGTLFSGKIAAALGAGGNVFQMSMIYLRVLLLFAPMFLLNNVLLCFVRNDGSPQMAMAAMITGSLSNVMLDYIFIFPLQMGIFGAAFATGLAPIISMGVLAPFFLKKRNSFKLVKCKIMRKTVTNIFSSGLPSLVTELSAGIVMIIFNTLVLRLLGNIGVAAYGVIANLSLIVTAIYTGVAQGIQPLMSASHGAGRRSSVQALLSYALITTFVISGAIYLCVFLYASQIAALF; from the coding sequence TTGAAAGACTTTGCAAAATATACATCGCTCAATGTAGCCGGAATGATAGCCCTTTCCTGCTATATTTTGGCAGACACCTATTTCGTCTCAAAAGGGCTTGGGGCGAACGGGCTCGCCGCGCTCAACCTTGCGCTGCCAGTCTACAGCTTTATAAACGGCGCTGGGCTTATGGTAGGCATCGGGGGCGGCACTAAATTTTCCATTTTTAAAAGCCAAAATGAAGACGCCGCGGCGGACCGCACCTTCACAAACGCCGTCATGCTTGCCTGTTCGCTGGGGTTTTTCTTTTTTGCGGCAGGGACGTTGTTTTCTGGCAAAATCGCGGCAGCGCTTGGCGCCGGCGGGAACGTTTTTCAGATGAGCATGATCTATCTGCGAGTGCTGCTTTTATTTGCACCTATGTTTTTGCTGAACAACGTACTTCTATGTTTTGTAAGGAACGACGGCAGCCCTCAAATGGCTATGGCCGCGATGATCACCGGAAGCCTCTCAAATGTCATGCTTGATTATATTTTTATTTTTCCTCTGCAAATGGGGATTTTTGGCGCGGCTTTCGCGACGGGGCTGGCTCCTATCATCAGCATGGGCGTACTTGCGCCATTTTTTCTAAAGAAAAGAAATTCTTTCAAACTTGTAAAGTGCAAAATAATGCGAAAAACCGTCACAAACATCTTTTCATCGGGACTGCCGTCGCTCGTCACAGAACTGTCCGCGGGCATCGTAATGATAATATTCAACACTCTCGTGTTGAGACTGCTGGGGAACATCGGCGTCGCCGCTTACGGGGTAATTGCCAACCTGTCATTGATTGTGACGGCCATCTATACGGGAGTAGCTCAGGGCATCCAGCCGCTGATGAGCGCCAGTCACGGCGCCGGACGTCGTTCAAGCGTACAGGCGCTCTTATCCTATGCGCTGATAACTACGTTCGTCATATCTGGGGCCATCTACTTATGCGTATTTTTATACGCTTCACAGATTGCAGCCCTGTTC
- a CDS encoding cob(I)yrinic acid a,c-diamide adenosyltransferase has protein sequence MAHINVITKGGDKGTTSLANGERVAKDDPRVELYGTLDECQAALGLARAMCDDEAAARDLLFLEDYLFGAMAYFAKCDYDEPDAAILENMAARISEDLPEGGMSFVRPGDSRCGAALHMARTIARRAERIAVPLYRDGRIDEKGFKFLNRLSDVIYLLSLKIDALAKKER, from the coding sequence ATGGCGCACATCAATGTGATAACAAAGGGCGGCGACAAGGGCACTACCTCTCTGGCAAACGGCGAGCGCGTCGCAAAGGACGACCCGCGCGTAGAACTTTACGGTACGCTGGACGAATGCCAGGCGGCGCTGGGGCTTGCGCGCGCGATGTGCGATGATGAGGCGGCGGCCCGCGACCTGTTGTTCCTGGAGGACTACCTCTTCGGCGCGATGGCCTATTTTGCGAAATGCGATTACGACGAGCCAGACGCGGCTATCCTCGAAAACATGGCGGCCCGCATCTCGGAGGATCTGCCGGAGGGCGGCATGAGCTTCGTACGCCCCGGCGACTCCCGCTGCGGCGCGGCGCTGCACATGGCGCGCACAATAGCAAGGCGCGCTGAAAGAATCGCGGTCCCGCTGTACAGAGACGGCCGCATCGACGAAAAGGGCTTCAAATTTTTGAACAGGCTTTCCGACGTCATCTATCTGCTTTCGCTTAAAATCGACGCGCTGGCAAAAAAGGAGCGGTAA